CATTCTGAGCCAATAAACTGCGAGAAGGCTCATAAATCTCATCGTCAGAACCCGTAACCAGATAACCATTATTGTGTAGGTCGATAGCCAGATTGTGCATGGCTGCTCCTCCAATGGCAATAAAGTGAACTTTTTTCATAGAAATTTAACTCGAACTTTCCAGCCCGAAACAATGTTTCTTAAATTAATTGTGGTTTTGTGATTGCTATGACTTTTCCAAGAAACTAAGTGGCTGATAATGAGTTGTTTTAGTACCCCAAACAGCTTTGAAAAGAGTAATAGACCATAAGTACAACTATTTGATTATCAAACAAATACAAGTTCTTTTACAAAACAGATTATTAAATAATCATAAATCCAAATTATATTCTTGCAAAGGTCATACTTTTATTGCACTTTTGCACGTTTTTTATGAGTAAAACTCCGCAAGGTTATTTTCTTTGATGAAATTTCTTGCGGTTTTCGTTTCTTAGGACGAAGGCTCACAAACTTAAATAATTTCCAACATAAAAACTCGCTTTATGCTTTTCGCAGTAGGATGAAAAATTACATTGACCTCATTGACCAGACCATTGAGTTTCCAACTCTTGAGTTCAACATTGACGAAAACAATGAACTAATGTTCAACAATGTGCCGTTAATGGATATTATTAAGCAGTACGGTACGCCACTCAAAATCACGTATTTACCCAAAATTGGTGAGCATATTGAAAACGCCAAGCGTATGTTCAAGAATGCTATAAAAAAGTACAATTATAAGGGCAATTATACGTATTGTTACTGTACCAAATCTTCTCATTTTAGATTTGTGGTCGAAGAGGTTCTTAGTCACAATGTTCACCTCGAAACATCTTCGTCTTTCGACATTCCTATTATTCGAAAGTTATACGATGAAGGTAAGATTTCAAAATCTACCTACATTTTATGTAATGGATACAAGCTTCCTTTGTACACGCAATATATCAGCGAATTAATCAACGAAGGATTCAATTGTATTCCGATTTTGGATAATTTAAAAGAAATTGACTTCTACGATAAGTCTGTTACTGCCGAAACCGTTAATCTCGGTATGAGAATCGCTACAGACGAAGAGCCTGATTTTGCTTTCTATACTTCACGTTTGGGCTTACGCTACTCTGACGTGATGGATTTGTATAAAAATAAGATTCAAAACAGTGAGAAATATAAGCTCAAAATGCTTCATTTCTTTATCAATACGGGTATTAAAGACAGTGCCTATTATTGGTCTGAGTTGAGTCGCTTCATTTACAAATACTGTGAAATGAAGAAAATCTGTCCAGAGTTGGATTCTATTGACTTGGGTGGCGGTTTACCGATCCAAACGTCTCTACAATTTAATTATGACTACCAAGCCATGATTGACGAAATTGTAGAATCTATTTCTTGGATTTGTAACAAAAACAATGTGCCTGTACCAAATATCTTTACCGAGTTTGGGTCTTATACGGTTGGTGAAAGTGGTGCAGTATTGTACGAAATTATCGACCAAAAACTCCAAAATGATAAGGAACTTTGGTATATGATTGATGGTTCGTTTATTACGCAGTTGCCAGACTCGTGGGGCATGAACCAAAAGTATATTATGTTGCCTGTTAATAACTGGGGATTCCCTTATCAGAAGGTAAACTTGGGGGGCTTAACCTGCGATTCAATGGATTTTTACAATACTGAAGCCCATAGCTCAGATTTGTATTTACCTATTTTTGAAGAAGGGCAAGAACGTCAGTTTGTTGGGTTTTTCCATACAGGAGCTTACCAAGAATCGTTGGGTGGCTACGGTGGTATCCAGCACTGTTTGATTCCTGCTCCCAAACATGTATTGGTTGACAGGCTAGAAGATGGAACTATTACAACTCAACTTTTTGCACCAGAGCAAGGTAGCGATGGTATGTTGGGTATACTAGGCTATGGCAATGCTCCTAAGCAATCTGAACCCCAACAGCTTGTTTTGACACAAGAAGACATGAAACGTGCTGAAAATCTGTCACTTGTAGAACAATAAATTTAGGGTTTTAGAGTTGTGCATGAAGAGATATTTGTAAATTTGTTGTAAGATTCTCAATTGTATCAAACTTTAATCATTTATATATCCTCATGAAAAGAGCTTCCATTATTTTAGGTATGCTGGCTTTGGTAGCTTTGGCATCTTGTGGTAGAAAAAACAACTGCCCTGCTTACGGTACTACAAGCATCGATAAGCCTGCTTACAAGGGTAGAAACTAAGATTTCATAAATTTCTATAAAAGCTGTATTACGCAAATTTTGTGTGATACAGCTTTTTATTTGCTATTTCTTGACAATAGTAAAAAATACTTAGTTATGGGAACAAATTATATTGGTTTTAACGTTTGCAATATTGTTGCATTGTATTAATTTTGCAACAACATTACAAATATGAATCATTCGCACGCACATACGTTCAAAATGGAAAAGGTAGGTTTCTACCTTTCGGTACTTTGTGCAATACATTGTATTGCTACGCCTGTTGTTGTTACAATATTGCCTTATCTTGGTAGTAAATTATTCCATGACCACTCGTGGGAAATTTGGTTTATTGGCGGAAGCTTAGTTTTGGCTGGTGTAATTTTGTATAATGATTACAAAAAACACCATGCAAAGTTGCCTTTTGTACTATTACTGGGTAGTCTCTTTATCAAAGTACTTGAGTTTGTATGGATAGGCGAACAATACGAATTTATTACAGGAACATTAGGTGCTTTGTTTATCGCATTGGCCTACTATTTCAATTGGAAATATAAATCTGCTTGTAATTGCTAAAAGCAAGCCTTATAGATAGCCAAATATGAGTAATCCCGAATTTAATGAAGGTGTAATTATTTTTGAAGATGCTTTGTGGCTAAAGATGTGTCATTCTAATATTTAACATACAAAAGGCGGTCGAAAATTGTTTTTCGACCGCCTTTTGTATGAATACCTACTAAATTTCTATCATTTGAGTAAATGATAAGCCTCTTCAATGTTCTCTTGACGACCTGATGAATCCCAACAAACACAAATAGGGGGTCTCTTTTAATATTACTTAAAATTCGGAATGCCTCATGTTAGTGTTACTTATACGAATATTCCAAGCACACAATTAGTATTCATCCATTAGTTAATTATAATAGATACTGAGCCCAAATAACTATTTATCACTCTATTCCCAATGTTATATAAAATGCTTACAGTCCTTCATAATACGTCTATTTAGTTACTTAAATGTAATACCTAACCGCACAACCATTCTATTGAATTTCATATCATTTTCCATAATAGAAGGAAACTCTTCCGTACCTTGGTTTTGAAAACTTTTTACACGGTTATGCTTGTATCCAACACTCAGGGTAAACTTGGCATTTCCTCCTGTTGGAATCAATAATCCTATTTGTGGATTAAGATTGACACCTCCATCGATAGTTTGATTGGGGAGTTCGTCGCTGAGCCAAGTCAATCCATAGCCAGCATCGATACCCAAAAACGGTTGAATGGATTTTGACAGTGGATTATTACCAATAGGCTTGCGAATACCCAACGACACAGGTAATATTTGATAAGCACTATACCAATCTACCCCCACTGTAGCCCCAATAGCCCAATTTTTGTATATTTCTATACCGTTAAAGGTTTGCATAGTAAAATTGGTGCTAGCCTTTACAGGATAACTGTACATATAAGAATTAGAGATATTATATGCCTTGCCAAACAACGCCCCGACCTCGGTATAATTCACAAAGTGATGCTTCAAGAATTCTCTGCCAGCTTTGGGGTCTTTTTGCTGACCAATAGCCATATATGAGCCTATACAGCAAAAAAAGAATACTTTTTTGAAGAAATTTTCCATCTGTATAGCTAGGTTTATTGAGCAGATTTAACTTTTATAACACTTAGTAACTTTAAATTTGTTTTGTCGGTATAATCATATTGGTACAATCCTTCTTTGCCAATAACCATAAGGATATTATTGAGCGGAATTACGTCAAAAGCATTAATATCCTTGAAATGTTGTTGGAGTTTAATATCGAGAGGATTACTAGCATCAAACGATTTCAAGCCCTTATTTCCTTCACAAATAAATAAGCTTGCGTTATCTATACCCAATCCATAGGGGTTTTCCATAGCAAAGGTTTTCTTCAATACAGGCGATGTGGGTACTGTTACATCTATTACATCCAACTGATTGTTGATAGCTGGCCCACATGCACCGAAAACATTTACCGAACGTAAAGTTACATAAGCCATATCGTTTTGTACTACGACGGGGTCGCAGGCTCTGGCGTGTTCGAGGCGAGACAGAAACTTGGGGTTATAGGGGTCTTTATTACTCCAAATTTGTAGTCCAGTAGTTGTACCTATAAACAGGTTGTCTTTATATGGAAAAATTGTTTCTATGCCAAAACCTAGTTTTACGGTAGTTTCCATAGTAGGTTGAGCAGGGTTTTTGAGCCCAAAGAGTTTCATATCTTCGCTCGACACAGCATATAATAAATTATTACTGATGGTAAAACGAGCCATCGACCCACCTTTTCCAGTTACGGAAGAACCATTCTGAGTAAAGCTTGTCGAAAACGATTTATCTAGGGCATAAGGATAATAAGACCAATAAGGGTAATAAATAGGTTGTAAATCACAAGAGATTTCTTGGGAAACAGTAGTTTTTTTCCATTCTCCATCTACGATTTTTTTCAAGTCTACATTATAATACCATGTTATGCCATCGATTGTCCCAGACTTGAAGACATCTGATACACGACCGAGCTCTTTGATATTGCGAGGGTCGTTAATATCTATGGCTACCATATCGGTATAGCTGTCGGCATACAGAATATTGTCTTGTACAGCTATATCTACATTTCCTAGGATCTCGATAAAGGCTATATTCAAGGGAGCTTTAGCATTGGTATTATCAATAATATGAATACCTTTTTTTAATTCATTAATAAACAAAAAATTCCCTTTGATATAAATTTTACCAGGTTTTTCGAGGTCACGAGCAGTTGCCGATTTGATAGAATTACGAATATTAGCGATGTCAATCTGGGTAGACTGTACACTCATATAGGTACTTGTTTGTACACACTTGTCCTTACAGGCCAACAGAAATCCACTCAGTATTGTTAGCAACAATACCTTACTTATTGTTTTTACCATGACTATAATGTGTTTTTAATGGACAGTTTTATTGAGCAGTACACAATCCGTTCACACAATTCACAACAGGAGGCGACAGTATCATACAATCAGACATTCTATTGTACTTCTTATTTAATTCTTTTTGAAAATCGGTATAGGCTTGTACTTTGGCTACCAGTAGTTTTTCATCTACCTTCGACACCGAGTATACTAAATACTGTGTAGGACCACCACAAGCTTTAGCCCCCATAGGTATTACACGACAATCATCGCCAGAACAAGCCTTATTTTTGGCAAAATCCTGAACATCAACGCCTAATTGTTCTAGTTTTTGGTTATCGGCTGTTTCTCCCGAAAGTTCATTCGATACACCCGAATCTTTTGAACAGGCCCATAAAAATAAGTTGGCAAAGGTTAGAATAATAAGCTTTTTCATAGGGTTTTATATTTTACTTGAATTTTAGATTCTTCTCAATATCCATTAAAATAGAGCTATACTGGCTTATCATATCATCTAAACGCCAGTTTTTGAGTGCTTTATTCTTCTCTTTTACTTGTACCAATAGCATTCCGCCATCGGTACAACCAGGGCAGCCTACCGTTTGTATACTATTACCATCATTTTGTTCTTTGGCAATGACGGTATTTATCTGACTAATGATTTTGGCTGCTTTTGTAGCTTCTGCATCGGGCAACAGATAGCCCTTAAACTGGTATTTTTCATGTTGTTGGCAATAACTACCGCTACTATCGGCATACAACTTATTATTAGCCAACATATATAGTACGGGTGTACGGCAGCCCCATCCTACGCCCACTCTACCAAAAACGATGTAATTGTCAGGGGCATTTTTTGTAACATCTATACTAGTCAGTGGCGTAATGTTTTCTGATGAGTTAGAGGTTGTACATTGCCAAAGTACCCCCCATATACACAATACCAATAATATCTTTTTCATAATAGTGTTTGTTATATTAAATACAAATCATAGCAATATTACCTTCTTAGAGCCGCTACTTATATAAAACCAAGCTTACGGCTGATAAACCCCGCCACCTACCGAAATCCTAACATTTTTAAGGATATTTTTCTTTTGAGGTTTAGGCTTTATCATAGGTTTTTCCTCAAAATAAGGTGTATTGGTTGAAGGCACATCGGTATAATGTAATACCGTAGTACGGGTTTGAATCGGAATGTAATTGGGGTTCATCGGCGTTAGTATATTTAATGAATCTACCACATTTTTTTCAACAACAACCTCCTCGACTGGGGCTAGTGGCTGTATGGTATTTTCTTCTACTTTAGGCTCGTGCTTTGGTACAACATACTGTTCTTCCTTTACTACTTCTGTTGGTGGTATTATAGGTTCACTTGCCAGAGGCAAAGCTTGCTCAATAATAGGGCTACTTGGCAAAGGTGTTACTTGGGGGTCATTAGTAAGGCTATTTTTCCAAAACCATAAACCAAGCAAACCAAGCCCAACAATCGCAACGATAGAATAGAGCATTGTGCCATTCATCGCAATTCCTCCGCCAGTAGAAGGCTCGGCAGATGGACTTGTTGGTGCGTCTAAGCTCGATTCAATCCTCTCCCAGACTGATTCGGAAGGAATCAGAGAGGCATCATCGAAGGCTTCACGCCATTGGTCCTCGAAAGAGTTATTTGATAATTTGCTCATTATAATGACTTTGTCTGTAAATTTTTCTTCATATAATCCATGCTATGCTACTGAGTACTGATACAATAGCGATCAATCATCTTTGAATTTTATCTAAAGACAATTGCGTTTGCAGCAATTGTTTAGCTCTTGAATATTGTGATTTAGAAGTACCCTCCGAAATACCCAACATTTCAGCAATTTCGTGATGCTGAAAGCCTTCGATAGCATATAAGTTAAAAACCGTTTGGCATCCTTTAGGTAATTTTTGAATCATAGCAATCAGTTCTTGAAATTGTATCCCCTCTATACTGGTGAGGCCATCGGTAAATTGATTTTCGTATTCGGACACATCCGAAACATCTTGCCAGTGTTGCTGCGAACGAATATGTTTAATAGCCGTATTTACTACAATTCGTTTTATCCATGCTCCAATAGTACTTTCTCCTCTAAAACTTCCTAAATTTTGGAATATCTTGATAAAGGCATCTTGTAAAATATCTTCAGCCTCAGCCTTGCTTTGGGCATAGCGAGTACAAATCACCAACATACGCCCCGCATAAGCCTGATAAAGCTTTCGTTGGGCAACTCGGTCATTTTGTAAACAAGCGTTTATGAGGTCTTTCTCAATTTCCAATGTCTATGAAGTATTTTTAAAGGGCTTATGGATTTTCAATTATACAAGTTTTCGTACTAAAATCCCATTGGGGGGATTTTTATACTACTCCTTTATACTAAAGACCACTTGGCCATAGATTAGGTTGGAATTTATTTAATTTTTTTTTGAAAACCATCAAATTTACAATCACTTAGCTCAATGAACCCATTCCATCACAAGCTTTTTACTATCTTTGTGCTTCAATATGCAACGAGGCTCTTGGCTTGTTATTATTTTAACATTACCATGAATCCTACAAACTGAAACTTTTATTCTGTGAATCAAGAAATTAGAGACAAATACGAAGTCGTTATTGGCTTAGAAGTACATGCTCAGCTACAAACAGAGAGCAAAATTTTTGCAGCAGATTCAGCCTCTTTTGGAGCTGCTCCAAATACCCATATTTCCCCAATTACACTGGGGCATCCAGGCACCCTGCCCAAACTCAACAAGAAAGCCGTAGAATATGCTATCAAAATGGGATTGGCTGTTGGTTCTAGAATCTCAGAATATCAATATTTTGATAGAAAAAACTATTTTTACCCCGACCTCCCAAAAGGCTATCAAATTACCCAAGACAAAACGCCTATTTGTATCGGTGGGGGGTTAAAGGTAAAACTTTCTACTGGCGAAAAAGTGGTGCGCTTTCATCATATTCACCTTGAAGAGGACGCAGGAAAATCATTGCATACCGATAATTCGTCTGACAGCTTGATTGACTATAACCGTGCTGGTACTCCGTTGGTTGAGATGGTAACCGAACCCGAAATTAAATCGTCGGAGGAAGCTGCACAGTTTATGACCGAAGTACGAAAATTGGTACGCTATTTGAACATCTGTGATGGCAACATGGAAGAAGGTTCGTTGCGTTGCGACGTAAATATTTCGGTAATGCCTGTAGGTAGCAAAGTGTTTGGTACAAAAGTAGAGATTAAAAATATGAACTCTATTCGTTTTATCCAAAAAGCTATTGATTATGAGGTAGGTCGCCAAATTGAAGCGGTTGAAGCTGGTGAAAAAATCATTCAGGAAACCCGCAATTTTGACCCTGCTACTGGCCGTACATCGGGTATGCGTGAAAAAGAGTCAATGAACGACTACCGCTATTTTCCTGAACCCGACTTAGTGCCTTTGGTTATTTCAGAAGAACTACTAACATCGGTCAAAAATCAGATGCCTGCACTGCCTTGGGAGCTTTTCGAGAAGTTTACCAAACAGTACGGCTTACCCGACTACGATGCAGGGGTACTTACCGACAGCCGTGATATTGCCGAATATTTTGAAAGTACATGTAGTTTTTCAAAAAATTATAAAGCTATCTCTAACTGGATTATGGGTACAGTAAAGTCGTACTTAAACGACCATAATCTAAGCATAGCCGAGTTTAGCATTAGTCCCGAAAAACTGGCTCAGTTAATCACAATTATCGATGAAGGCAAAGTAAGTACCTCTACGGCAGCCCAACAGATTTTTCCTGAAATGCTTACCGATACCCAAAAAACACCTCTACAAATTGCTGAATCGAAGAATTTGATTCAACAAAGCAATACCGATACACTTCAGTCGTTAATTGATGAGGTTTTGGCAGCAAACCCAGCAAAAGTAAAAGAATACAAAAATGGTAAAAAAGGCTTACTAGGAATGTTTATGGGCGACATCATGAAAAAGTCGAAAGGCTCGGCCGACCCAAAAGTAACTACCAGTCTTTTACAAAAAACACTTGATTCGATCTAATATATTCAATCCCATATCAAGAGGCATCCATTAGGCAATACATCATTTTTATTTTGAATTGTTTAATAGATGCCTTTTTTATTTAACCACATTTCGTCGCATGAAAAACATCTTTTTAGGTACAGCTTGCCTTTTGTTGGGCATCAATACCATAGCTCAAACACCCCTAAAAAAGGTCGAAATAACAGGCAAAGTTCAAAATGTAGCTCCCGACAAAAAAGTGTATCTTCAGTCTATCAATGGCCGAGGTACAGCTATCAATATCGATTCGTCTACTGTAGATGCCAACAAAAACTTCAAATTCAACACGCCTATTCCAGAAGGTGGAGGGTATTACTTGGTCAATTTCTTTAACCTCGAACTGAGCCAGAAATTGCTGTTAATCTTGGAAGGTGGCGAAAAAGTAGATATCCTTGCCGACGGTATGGATACTCCACAGCAACGTGGTAAGTTTCAAATCAATAGCACCTCAAAAAACATCCAGTATTTCAACCAAATCATCAAAATCAACCAAGATTTACAAGCCAAGGTTGACAACTGGAATAAGCAAGTAGCCACTGCTACAGCCAAGAAAGACGAAGCTACGCTAAAAAAAATTCAAGCAGAATTTCAGACAGCACAAGATATCACTATCACAAAAATTAAAGCTTTGATTCCTGAAATGGGTACAGATTTGGTAGCACTTTGGACAACAGGTAATTTCCTAAACCCTGAATCTGATATGGATTTGATTGTGTCGGTTGCAGAACGTTTCAAAAAAGAGAAGCCCAACTCGCCCAACCCACATATTAAGTCGTTTTTGGAACAAGTAAAACGCATGAAGGGTATCGACATCGGTTCGGAAGCCCCCGAGATAGCCTTAAAAAACCCTCAAGATAGCCTCGTAACGTTATCGTCGCTAAGAGGTAAATATGTTCTTATCGACTTCTGGGCAAGCTGGTGTGGCCCTTGTCGCCGTGAAAACCCCAATATTGTTAGGATTTACAACCGCTTTAAAGCAAAAGGATTTGATATATTAGGTGTGAGCCTCGACCAAGAAAAAAATGCGTGGGTACGTGCCATCGAAAAAGATGGTTTGGTTTGGAATCAAGTATCAGACCTCCAATTCTGGAATTCGATTGCAGCCGTTGCCTATGGTGTACAGGCCGTTCCTGCCCAGTTTTTGCTCGACAAAGAAGGCAAAATTATTGCCAAATATGTAGGTAGCTCGGCTGATTTAGAGAAAAAACTTGAAGAAATTTTCAAAGACTAATCTTTGATTTTTAGCATAATACCTTTTCTTTTTGGTAGAAACCCAACCTGACAATATTTTCTAATACTGTCAGGTTTTTTATTGTAATTTTGTTGGGTAATCAATTTTGACCAAAAAACTAATTAAAAAATGAAAGTTGCAATTGTCGGTGCTGGAAATATGGGAATGGCTTTTGCTAAGTCGTTTATTCAATATGACTTAGTAAAAAAAGAAGATTTATTTCTGATTGAAAAAAACGCAGCAAGAGCAGAAGCCCTTCAACAAGAAAAAGCAGGCGTAGTAGTTGATACAATTTCACCTAAAATTGGGGATTACGATTTAGTGATTTTATCAGTAAAGCCTCAGGATTTTGCCTCGCTCCAAGAAGAACTCAAGGCCGTAATACAGCCAAAACAGGTTGTTTTGAGTATTATGGCGGGGATTTCTATCGAAAAGATTCAGGAGTCGCTCAATCACCGTTTGGTAGTACGTGCTATGCCCAACACACCAGCCCTACTAGGTATGGGAATGACCGCCTTTTCGGCAGCAGGCGATATTACCCTAAGCCAATTAAAAAAGGTTGAAAACCTTATTAACTCGACAGGTAGAGCAGTTTTCCTAGAAGATGAATCACTTTTGGATGCCGTAACGGCATTGAGTGGTAGTGGCCCTGCTTATTTTTTCTACCTAGTAAAAGCGATGATAGAAGCAGGAAAAGAAATGGGCTTTGAAGATTCTATGGCAGCTCTTTTGGTAAAACAAACTATGTTAGGTTCATTTCATTTAATCAATAATGCCGAAAAAAGCCTCGACGAATTGATCAAAGCTGTAGCCTCGAAAGGTGGTACTACCGAAGCCGCTTTGAAGAAATTTGAGGAAGGTCTTTTAGCTCAAAACTTAAAAGATGGTATTTTTGCGGCTCAAAAACGAGCTACTGAACTTTCAAAATAAAACCACAATACCCAAGCCTCAATTGTAGTATTTATGAAGTTATTTCGCTATTTTTCTCGAAGTTATAGATATTCAATTAATACATTTGCTTATTTTTAACATTATAATTCCACTCAGTTTGACCTATTAGATAAGCTGAGTGGAGTTTTTTACAAGCCATTCATCAACTTCCTATAACAACCTAAACTAGGTATTTTCTAAAGAAATTTAGATAAATAATTGTAAATCAATAAATTCCTCATGAAAAATAAGGAATTTTACACCATGAATTATTGTTATCAAGATAATCGGCCTATCTGAACTAATAACTTCCGTGAAAGTTTTTAGCATTTCATAGCTTACAATAGCAGTAAGGAATAAGATTTGTAGTAAATAATAAAGAGGTAAAATAAACCCACAAATCCCCTGAATGCGATTATAGACACATATATTTTTAACAAAACATCTTTTTACATGCTAGTAAAAAGGTATTTACACATCAATGACTAAACCCAAGCAGAGCAAAGAACAAAAATTTCGTGAAGGAGTTAAAGCTGAAATTTTAGCATTTTTCGAATTAAATGACGACCGTAGTTGGTCGCTCAACCAAGTACATAAAGCTTTCGCCATAAGAGACCGCAGTACAAAAGAACTATTCTCGACGCTTATTGAAGATTTGACCAAAGCAAAAAAACTTATCCGTCAAAAAGACGGCAGTTATACTATTGACCATGTTACCGAGTTTGTTACAGGAAAAGTAGACCATGTAAATGCTCGCTTTGCCTTTGTAGTAGTAGAAGGACGCAAAGACGATGTTTGGATTGCCGTAAAAGACCTCAATGGAGCTGTAGATGGCGACATTGTAAAGGTGTTGGTGGCCGCAGGCCGCAAAAAAGACTCGGATCGTGCCGAAGGTGAGGTTGTAGAGATTATTCAGCGTGGTAGAGAAGAATTAGTAGGTACTATAGAAATATTGCCTAACTATGCCTTTGTAACCCCCGACTCCAAACGCATATACCAAGACATTTTTATTCCTCGCGAATACATCAAAGATGTATTTCAAGGCGATAAAGTGATTGTAAAAATCACTAAATGGGCTACTGGCGAACGCAAAATGGAAGGTATCATTAAAGAGGTACTCGGCAAAGCTGGTGAGAACAATACCGAAATGCACGCTATTTTAGCAGAATTTGGCTTGCCATATCATTTTCCTGAGGTAATCAATGCTGAAGCCGATGGTATTTCTGAACGTATTCCCAATGCCGAAATTGCCAAAAGAAGAGACATGCGGAAGGTTACGACCTTCACTATCGACCCTATCGATGCCAAAGATTTTGATGATGCCCTCAGCTTTGAAAGCTTAGAAAATGGTAACTACGAAATCGGTGTACACATTGCCGACGTAACTCACTACGTAAAAACAGACTCACTACTTGAACAAGAAGCTCTTAAACGTGCCACATCGGTATATTTAGTCGACCGAGTAGTGCCTATGCTTCCCGAAAAGCTATCGAATGGCTTGTGTTCCTTACGGCCTAACGAAGATAAACTAACATTTTCGGCGATTTTTGAAATAAGCCCAGAAGGAAAAATCAAAAAAGAGTGGTTTGGTAGAACTATCATTCACTCCGACAAAAGGTTCTCGTACGAAGAAGCTCAGGAGGTTCTTGACCTATCCAAACCTGTAGAACAGCCCTCTGTTGAAAATACCACAGAAGAAGTTGTTGCTGAAAAACCAAAACGTGGCCGTAAGAAAAAAGAAGAGACCTCTGAAAATACTGTCTTT
The DNA window shown above is from Flectobacillus major DSM 103 and carries:
- a CDS encoding decarboxylase yields the protein MKNYIDLIDQTIEFPTLEFNIDENNELMFNNVPLMDIIKQYGTPLKITYLPKIGEHIENAKRMFKNAIKKYNYKGNYTYCYCTKSSHFRFVVEEVLSHNVHLETSSSFDIPIIRKLYDEGKISKSTYILCNGYKLPLYTQYISELINEGFNCIPILDNLKEIDFYDKSVTAETVNLGMRIATDEEPDFAFYTSRLGLRYSDVMDLYKNKIQNSEKYKLKMLHFFINTGIKDSAYYWSELSRFIYKYCEMKKICPELDSIDLGGGLPIQTSLQFNYDYQAMIDEIVESISWICNKNNVPVPNIFTEFGSYTVGESGAVLYEIIDQKLQNDKELWYMIDGSFITQLPDSWGMNQKYIMLPVNNWGFPYQKVNLGGLTCDSMDFYNTEAHSSDLYLPIFEEGQERQFVGFFHTGAYQESLGGYGGIQHCLIPAPKHVLVDRLEDGTITTQLFAPEQGSDGMLGILGYGNAPKQSEPQQLVLTQEDMKRAENLSLVEQ
- a CDS encoding MerC domain-containing protein, which gives rise to MNHSHAHTFKMEKVGFYLSVLCAIHCIATPVVVTILPYLGSKLFHDHSWEIWFIGGSLVLAGVILYNDYKKHHAKLPFVLLLGSLFIKVLEFVWIGEQYEFITGTLGALFIALAYYFNWKYKSACNC
- a CDS encoding LVIVD repeat-containing protein produces the protein MVKTISKVLLLTILSGFLLACKDKCVQTSTYMSVQSTQIDIANIRNSIKSATARDLEKPGKIYIKGNFLFINELKKGIHIIDNTNAKAPLNIAFIEILGNVDIAVQDNILYADSYTDMVAIDINDPRNIKELGRVSDVFKSGTIDGITWYYNVDLKKIVDGEWKKTTVSQEISCDLQPIYYPYWSYYPYALDKSFSTSFTQNGSSVTGKGGSMARFTISNNLLYAVSSEDMKLFGLKNPAQPTMETTVKLGFGIETIFPYKDNLFIGTTTGLQIWSNKDPYNPKFLSRLEHARACDPVVVQNDMAYVTLRSVNVFGACGPAINNQLDVIDVTVPTSPVLKKTFAMENPYGLGIDNASLFICEGNKGLKSFDASNPLDIKLQQHFKDINAFDVIPLNNILMVIGKEGLYQYDYTDKTNLKLLSVIKVKSAQ
- a CDS encoding RNA polymerase sigma factor; translation: MEIEKDLINACLQNDRVAQRKLYQAYAGRMLVICTRYAQSKAEAEDILQDAFIKIFQNLGSFRGESTIGAWIKRIVVNTAIKHIRSQQHWQDVSDVSEYENQFTDGLTSIEGIQFQELIAMIQKLPKGCQTVFNLYAIEGFQHHEIAEMLGISEGTSKSQYSRAKQLLQTQLSLDKIQR
- the gatB gene encoding Asp-tRNA(Asn)/Glu-tRNA(Gln) amidotransferase subunit GatB, which produces MNQEIRDKYEVVIGLEVHAQLQTESKIFAADSASFGAAPNTHISPITLGHPGTLPKLNKKAVEYAIKMGLAVGSRISEYQYFDRKNYFYPDLPKGYQITQDKTPICIGGGLKVKLSTGEKVVRFHHIHLEEDAGKSLHTDNSSDSLIDYNRAGTPLVEMVTEPEIKSSEEAAQFMTEVRKLVRYLNICDGNMEEGSLRCDVNISVMPVGSKVFGTKVEIKNMNSIRFIQKAIDYEVGRQIEAVEAGEKIIQETRNFDPATGRTSGMREKESMNDYRYFPEPDLVPLVISEELLTSVKNQMPALPWELFEKFTKQYGLPDYDAGVLTDSRDIAEYFESTCSFSKNYKAISNWIMGTVKSYLNDHNLSIAEFSISPEKLAQLITIIDEGKVSTSTAAQQIFPEMLTDTQKTPLQIAESKNLIQQSNTDTLQSLIDEVLAANPAKVKEYKNGKKGLLGMFMGDIMKKSKGSADPKVTTSLLQKTLDSI
- a CDS encoding TlpA disulfide reductase family protein; this encodes MKNIFLGTACLLLGINTIAQTPLKKVEITGKVQNVAPDKKVYLQSINGRGTAINIDSSTVDANKNFKFNTPIPEGGGYYLVNFFNLELSQKLLLILEGGEKVDILADGMDTPQQRGKFQINSTSKNIQYFNQIIKINQDLQAKVDNWNKQVATATAKKDEATLKKIQAEFQTAQDITITKIKALIPEMGTDLVALWTTGNFLNPESDMDLIVSVAERFKKEKPNSPNPHIKSFLEQVKRMKGIDIGSEAPEIALKNPQDSLVTLSSLRGKYVLIDFWASWCGPCRRENPNIVRIYNRFKAKGFDILGVSLDQEKNAWVRAIEKDGLVWNQVSDLQFWNSIAAVAYGVQAVPAQFLLDKEGKIIAKYVGSSADLEKKLEEIFKD
- the proC gene encoding pyrroline-5-carboxylate reductase, giving the protein MKVAIVGAGNMGMAFAKSFIQYDLVKKEDLFLIEKNAARAEALQQEKAGVVVDTISPKIGDYDLVILSVKPQDFASLQEELKAVIQPKQVVLSIMAGISIEKIQESLNHRLVVRAMPNTPALLGMGMTAFSAAGDITLSQLKKVENLINSTGRAVFLEDESLLDAVTALSGSGPAYFFYLVKAMIEAGKEMGFEDSMAALLVKQTMLGSFHLINNAEKSLDELIKAVASKGGTTEAALKKFEEGLLAQNLKDGIFAAQKRATELSK